One Paenibacillus sp. FSL W8-0186 genomic window carries:
- a CDS encoding VanZ family protein, with product MLIGKARTATIIALTAYTALMLYFLYFGFDRINSVHDGANRYNLIPDGIRLSLPTGNVTWFWFYNFANFAAFLPYGMFVPRLVSVRFLRFLGLFLVTISILEALQWATGLGSFDIDDILTNVLGGVVGYMAQRWVPRTKDTLKGIGMILAAAALFTLGTIIAVQGINHWIAKATSVEAGREVGIDSLPVKEGLISWDPSPAGFEVGGHEMEPQVNLLSRETGSTSVTYALDGKYLTFTGNMGVPDDIPQGESTVIIAVDGEVSESTVSSENASYFEMDVYGAKELTITIRNENDKPNTNVVLWDMILTEIKNR from the coding sequence ATGTTAATAGGAAAAGCTCGAACCGCAACGATTATCGCACTAACTGCTTATACCGCACTTATGTTATATTTCCTGTATTTCGGCTTTGACCGGATCAATAGCGTCCACGACGGGGCGAATAGGTATAATCTGATCCCGGACGGCATTCGGCTATCTTTACCAACGGGTAACGTGACCTGGTTTTGGTTTTATAACTTTGCGAATTTTGCGGCGTTCCTGCCTTATGGGATGTTCGTTCCGCGGTTGGTATCGGTCCGGTTTCTCCGGTTTTTAGGGTTGTTTCTCGTTACGATTTCGATTCTTGAAGCATTGCAATGGGCGACCGGGCTGGGAAGCTTCGATATTGACGACATTCTCACAAATGTGCTAGGGGGTGTCGTCGGGTATATGGCGCAGAGATGGGTGCCTCGCACGAAGGATACCTTGAAGGGCATAGGGATGATCCTCGCCGCGGCGGCTCTGTTCACGCTTGGAACGATCATCGCAGTCCAGGGGATAAATCATTGGATTGCGAAGGCAACGAGCGTCGAGGCAGGCAGAGAGGTCGGGATCGACAGTCTTCCGGTGAAGGAAGGCTTGATCTCCTGGGATCCCAGCCCCGCTGGATTTGAAGTCGGGGGCCATGAAATGGAGCCTCAGGTGAATTTGTTGAGCAGAGAGACGGGATCAACGAGTGTAACGTACGCGTTGGATGGGAAGTATTTGACCTTCACCGGTAACATGGGCGTTCCGGACGACATCCCTCAGGGTGAAAGTACGGTGATCATCGCCGTGGACGGCGAGGTCAGCGAGAGCACCGTCAGCAGCGAAAACGCCAGTTATTTTGAAATGGACGTGTATGGGGCGAAAGAGCTGACCATAACGATCAGGAATGAAAACGATAAGCCAAATACGAATGTCGTGCTATGGGATATGATTCTCACGGAAATAAAGAATCGATAA
- a CDS encoding RidA family protein has protein sequence MMMARTYNHGVAWEEGSGISQGYSVNGTIYISGQFSHDMQSTLVGAGDIEAQTRQTLENLDRVLEGFGAAKSNLAYVEIYLTNVKEHFEPCIQLFKQYMGQHRPAGSLIGVTSLAFPEQLIEISAIAHMD, from the coding sequence ATAATGATGGCTAGAACTTATAATCACGGTGTTGCATGGGAAGAAGGCAGCGGCATCTCCCAAGGTTATTCCGTCAACGGCACGATTTACATTTCGGGGCAATTCTCCCACGATATGCAGAGCACATTGGTCGGTGCGGGAGATATCGAGGCGCAGACTAGGCAGACGCTAGAGAATCTTGATCGCGTACTGGAAGGATTTGGGGCAGCGAAGTCTAACCTCGCTTATGTTGAAATCTATCTGACCAATGTGAAAGAACATTTTGAACCGTGCATTCAGCTGTTTAAACAATATATGGGGCAGCATCGGCCCGCCGGCAGTCTTATTGGCGTCACATCGCTGGCGTTCCCTGAGCAGTTGATTGAAATCAGTGCCATCGCCCATATGGACTGA
- a CDS encoding helix-turn-helix domain-containing protein has protein sequence MGMTEYKGKVKDIQDTPFGYTLSVIGGKWKLVIIYLLAENEPVRFNDLKRQIGAITYKILSSQLKELERDGMVERKEYPQIPPKVEYRLTEKAKTLLPILEGLCEWGAKNQHP, from the coding sequence ATGGGAATGACGGAATACAAAGGTAAAGTTAAAGATATTCAGGATACTCCGTTCGGATATACATTATCAGTTATTGGAGGAAAATGGAAGTTGGTGATTATTTACCTCTTGGCAGAAAACGAACCGGTTCGTTTTAATGATCTGAAGAGACAGATTGGGGCTATTACTTATAAAATACTGAGTTCACAACTCAAAGAATTAGAGAGAGATGGTATGGTCGAGCGGAAAGAGTATCCCCAAATTCCTCCAAAAGTCGAGTACCGTCTCACAGAGAAAGCGAAGACACTGCTGCCTATTTTGGAAGGTCTATGTGAGTGGGGGGCAAAAAACCAACACCCTTGA
- a CDS encoding Crp/Fnr family transcriptional regulator, which produces MKDILYKYMSRWTSLNEEDQQAIMNEICTEEFTKGTVLFHQGDIPTACYFILKGCVRQYSLDEGGREVTSNFYTEEQAIAIFNYHKPDKSSDYTFVCVEDSVMVVGDLDKEQDMYNKHPQLELMTRRMIEENFNQVQEEFAAFIASSPEERVKTLLMKRPTLIDRVPQHQLASYLGITPESLSRIKKRIYKNHR; this is translated from the coding sequence ATGAAAGATATTTTATATAAATACATGTCGAGATGGACTTCTCTTAACGAGGAAGATCAGCAAGCGATAATGAACGAAATTTGTACGGAGGAATTTACAAAAGGAACCGTTCTCTTTCACCAAGGAGATATCCCTACAGCATGCTATTTCATCTTGAAAGGCTGCGTAAGGCAGTATTCGCTCGATGAAGGGGGTAGAGAGGTCACGTCCAATTTTTACACCGAGGAGCAAGCCATCGCGATTTTCAATTATCACAAACCTGACAAGTCTTCCGACTACACTTTCGTGTGTGTAGAAGATTCGGTCATGGTCGTTGGCGATTTGGATAAGGAACAGGACATGTACAACAAGCATCCTCAATTGGAATTAATGACCCGCAGGATGATAGAGGAGAACTTCAATCAGGTCCAAGAGGAATTCGCTGCCTTTATCGCTTCTTCGCCTGAAGAACGCGTCAAGACACTTCTTATGAAACGCCCTACTCTGATCGACCGGGTACCCCAACATCAACTGGCTAGTTATCTCGGCATTACGCCGGAGTCACTAAGCAGAATTAAGAAAAGAATCTACAAGAATCACCGCTGA
- a CDS encoding NAD(P)-dependent alcohol dehydrogenase: protein MKAMVQNSYGPPEVIVLQDIAEPLPGDKEIRIRIQAVSVGPSDCAFRKGDPSMIKLIYGWSRPKYAIGGCELAGVIDAVGKEVLHFKPGDRVLGMSVKTFGAYAEYKCLSEESPLAVIPDTLTFEEAVAVCDGGATALTFLRDKAGLQEGQKVLINGASGAVGIYAVQLAKYYGAEVTGVCSGGNESLVRKEGADFVIDYTREDFTKADKAYDVIFDAVGKCSFSACKRVLTAKGIYLTTAPRLSILLQMMWTSLFKGKRAVFATAGLMQNKANLTFLMELANHGTLNAVIDRRYPLVRLPDAHKYVETERKKGNVIIHF, encoded by the coding sequence ATGAAAGCGATGGTTCAGAACTCATATGGTCCACCGGAAGTTATTGTTTTGCAAGACATCGCAGAACCGTTGCCTGGAGACAAAGAAATTCGCATACGTATCCAGGCGGTGTCAGTAGGGCCGTCGGATTGCGCTTTTCGCAAGGGCGATCCGTCGATGATTAAATTGATTTATGGATGGTCCCGGCCGAAATATGCCATTGGAGGATGCGAGTTAGCGGGAGTGATCGATGCCGTCGGCAAGGAAGTACTGCATTTTAAGCCAGGGGACCGTGTCTTGGGGATGAGCGTTAAAACCTTCGGTGCTTATGCCGAATACAAGTGTCTTTCCGAAGAGAGCCCTCTTGCGGTTATACCGGACACCCTCACCTTTGAAGAAGCTGTCGCGGTCTGTGACGGAGGCGCCACCGCATTGACGTTTCTAAGGGATAAGGCGGGATTGCAGGAAGGACAGAAAGTGCTGATCAATGGCGCCTCAGGGGCCGTCGGAATCTATGCGGTGCAATTGGCCAAATACTATGGCGCTGAAGTAACCGGTGTTTGCTCTGGCGGCAATGAAAGTCTGGTAAGAAAAGAAGGGGCAGACTTTGTTATTGATTATACCCGGGAAGATTTCACGAAGGCGGACAAAGCCTATGATGTCATTTTTGATGCTGTAGGCAAATGTTCCTTCTCAGCATGCAAGCGCGTGCTCACCGCCAAGGGAATTTATCTGACGACCGCACCCAGGTTGTCTATCCTCCTGCAAATGATGTGGACATCCCTTTTTAAAGGCAAACGGGCTGTTTTTGCAACAGCCGGGCTTATGCAGAACAAAGCGAATCTGACGTTTCTCATGGAACTCGCCAACCACGGAACGCTGAACGCCGTGATTGATCGTCGATATCCTTTGGTGCGTCTGCCAGATGCCCACAAATATGTAGAGACCGAACGCAAAAAAGGGAACGTCATCATTCATTTCTAA
- a CDS encoding VOC family protein — protein MAKHTTYILSEDARSQAEFYTNALGGEVLSIMTYGQLPDSNDAIKDKVVHLSLVAGGVNFFMTDAFEPIQTGNNINLSLEFATEDEAREAFTKLSEGGKVKHPLEPAFWGALHGQLEDKFGVLWMISNEVKQN, from the coding sequence ATGGCCAAACACACAACCTACATTTTATCCGAGGATGCAAGATCGCAAGCTGAGTTTTACACGAATGCGCTAGGAGGAGAGGTTCTTTCCATCATGACATACGGACAGCTGCCCGATTCGAATGACGCCATTAAGGATAAAGTCGTTCACCTGAGCCTCGTGGCGGGCGGAGTTAATTTCTTCATGACTGACGCTTTCGAACCGATTCAGACTGGAAACAATATCAACCTGTCACTCGAATTCGCAACGGAGGACGAAGCCCGTGAAGCTTTCACGAAGCTCTCGGAAGGCGGCAAGGTGAAGCACCCTCTAGAACCTGCTTTCTGGGGCGCTCTCCACGGACAGCTTGAGGACAAATTCGGCGTGCTGTGGATGATTTCCAACGAGGTTAAACAGAACTAG
- a CDS encoding DUF4260 domain-containing protein: MTNKQIVLIENGVAFALSFLIYMHLHFPIWLFFVLLFSPDITMIGYAINKKIGAMVYNLGHTFTFPLLLALGYLYFSQDYLLIGSIVWIAHICMDRAIGAGLKYQDSFKNTHIQRL; the protein is encoded by the coding sequence ATGACGAATAAACAAATAGTTCTGATTGAAAACGGAGTTGCCTTTGCACTTTCTTTTTTAATTTACATGCATCTGCATTTTCCAATTTGGTTGTTCTTCGTACTTTTATTCTCTCCTGATATTACAATGATTGGTTACGCCATAAATAAAAAAATAGGTGCGATGGTTTATAACCTCGGACACACGTTTACTTTTCCCCTGCTTTTAGCCTTAGGTTACTTATATTTTTCGCAAGACTACCTCCTTATTGGATCTATCGTCTGGATCGCTCATATATGTATGGATAGAGCCATAGGTGCTGGATTGAAGTATCAGGACTCATTTAAAAATACACATATACAAAGGCTTTAG
- a CDS encoding MerR family transcriptional regulator has product MKIKDFANKYQVQTDTIRYYEKENLLNPIRRENGYREYDEACEKQLQIIIVLKQLGFTIKEIQQLLVLRTDSVSTECNDAAAMLMNQKIMKLEEKVQFYQHALKVVQTVKELVNEVRYLENKDVIETLLLSFYEHTLKERSDDE; this is encoded by the coding sequence TTGAAAATCAAGGATTTTGCTAACAAGTATCAAGTTCAAACCGACACCATTCGTTATTATGAGAAAGAGAACTTATTGAATCCAATAAGACGAGAGAATGGTTACCGGGAATATGATGAAGCATGTGAAAAACAACTTCAGATTATCATCGTATTAAAGCAATTGGGTTTTACTATAAAAGAAATCCAACAATTACTGGTTTTACGAACCGATTCCGTATCAACAGAATGTAACGATGCCGCAGCAATGTTAATGAATCAAAAAATAATGAAGCTTGAGGAGAAGGTTCAGTTTTACCAGCATGCATTAAAGGTAGTACAAACCGTGAAGGAACTTGTAAATGAAGTGAGATATTTAGAAAATAAAGACGTTATTGAAACATTGTTGCTTAGTTTCTATGAACATACTCTTAAGGAGCGATCTGATGACGAATAA
- a CDS encoding AraC family transcriptional regulator, with translation MEKEGTDQYSEIDEVIAYIHKHIDEPLQLSHLADIASYSPYHFTRIFKEKIGLPPLYYVSALRLQKAKDLLLQTNLTIRDIGLEIGQQSLGTFTTRFTERVGVTPSEFRRSAQEADAHFKSLRNLSDWETMSSVLLPGNSTIEGRIYSAVPFDGFILIGLFAKPIPEGLPLYGTLLPSLGRFRFADVRPGTYYLMATSVSWEMRAKDFLLPHTTLRTRSHAPIVVGPHTPVRHQEVMLHPAKQDDPPILVSLPLLMQNFLHLKNSSWQRK, from the coding sequence GTGGAGAAAGAGGGAACAGACCAATATTCAGAAATCGACGAAGTCATTGCCTATATTCACAAGCATATTGACGAACCGCTTCAGCTTTCGCATCTGGCCGACATTGCGTCATACAGCCCGTATCATTTTACGCGCATCTTCAAAGAGAAGATCGGGCTTCCGCCCTTGTATTATGTCTCGGCTCTCCGATTGCAGAAGGCCAAAGACCTGCTGCTGCAGACGAACTTGACCATTCGCGATATCGGACTCGAGATCGGGCAGCAGAGCCTTGGCACATTCACTACCCGGTTTACTGAGCGGGTAGGCGTTACGCCGTCCGAGTTTCGCCGTTCAGCGCAAGAAGCAGATGCGCACTTCAAATCGCTGCGAAATCTGAGCGACTGGGAAACGATGTCTTCTGTTCTACTTCCCGGCAACTCCACGATAGAAGGAAGAATCTATTCGGCAGTTCCGTTTGACGGCTTCATCCTCATTGGCTTGTTTGCCAAACCGATCCCTGAGGGACTCCCCTTATACGGGACACTGCTTCCTTCATTGGGGCGCTTTCGTTTTGCGGATGTCCGGCCGGGCACTTATTATTTAATGGCAACTTCCGTCTCTTGGGAGATGCGGGCGAAGGATTTTCTACTGCCGCATACTACCTTGCGAACCCGATCGCACGCGCCGATTGTCGTTGGGCCTCATACGCCTGTCCGTCACCAGGAAGTTATGCTTCATCCTGCCAAGCAAGATGATCCCCCAATTCTGGTATCTTTGCCTTTGCTAATGCAGAACTTTCTCCATCTCAAGAATTCATCCTGGCAGCGGAAATAG
- a CDS encoding acyl-CoA dehydrogenase family protein, translated as MANLSTECQLTDLEQQLLDRAAELVPYLQKFGTMIDEERHIPEEVIQKISDAGLFKLGTPKEYGGHEVGIRAMVEIVSEVAKGNGSVGWVVQIINGNNYNAALSLPPGVLDSIYNTVEEIRFCSVLLAQKAVVKKVDGGYLVEEGLWRFGSGSKHATHALLNLKDVKSMQESKAVEMMLAVVPMSEVTIVDDWYTMSLKGSASNSLEIKNVFIPDKYVVTHQEGSLPAQLQGRDRYRPYGQLIIIITTGISAILGLARGAVEYFVERAPHKGIAMTVHTSQAAVGHIQYKVGLAAMKVESAHLHISRTIDQLERHVQNTEPFSLKEMAQLQTDMTYAAMLCWEAVDLLMAESGGSVIADSNRLSQIFRDIRGGSNHALTTASTGLELYGRVLMGLPPQHLMTIGAASVLNGARGRVT; from the coding sequence ATGGCCAATTTAAGTACAGAATGTCAGCTCACTGATCTTGAACAGCAATTGCTAGACCGGGCTGCCGAGTTAGTTCCCTATCTGCAGAAGTTCGGTACGATGATTGATGAAGAACGGCATATTCCTGAAGAAGTGATTCAAAAAATTTCAGATGCAGGGCTGTTTAAGCTGGGCACACCGAAAGAGTACGGGGGTCATGAGGTTGGTATCCGCGCTATGGTCGAGATTGTATCCGAGGTGGCTAAGGGGAATGGTTCTGTTGGCTGGGTCGTACAAATCATCAACGGAAATAACTATAATGCAGCACTATCCTTACCTCCGGGCGTATTAGATTCGATCTATAATACGGTAGAGGAGATCCGCTTTTGTTCTGTCTTGCTGGCACAAAAAGCGGTTGTGAAGAAAGTAGACGGAGGATATTTGGTAGAGGAAGGCTTGTGGAGGTTCGGTTCAGGTTCAAAGCATGCCACCCATGCCTTGTTGAACTTGAAGGACGTAAAGTCCATGCAAGAAAGCAAAGCTGTAGAGATGATGCTGGCCGTTGTGCCGATGAGTGAAGTGACGATTGTTGACGATTGGTATACGATGAGTTTAAAAGGATCCGCAAGCAATAGTCTGGAAATCAAAAATGTGTTCATCCCCGACAAATATGTAGTTACCCATCAGGAAGGTTCGTTGCCTGCCCAGTTGCAGGGGCGTGACAGATACAGACCTTACGGACAGCTAATCATTATCATCACGACAGGAATAAGCGCGATCCTCGGACTCGCCAGGGGGGCTGTCGAGTATTTTGTTGAACGAGCACCTCACAAGGGAATTGCAATGACGGTTCATACTTCTCAAGCGGCAGTGGGTCATATTCAATATAAAGTAGGACTTGCTGCGATGAAGGTCGAATCCGCGCATCTTCATATCAGTCGAACGATTGACCAATTGGAGCGTCACGTGCAAAACACAGAACCGTTTAGTTTAAAGGAAATGGCACAGCTGCAGACAGATATGACCTATGCAGCCATGCTGTGCTGGGAAGCCGTAGATCTGCTAATGGCAGAGAGCGGAGGGAGTGTCATTGCCGACTCGAATCGCTTGTCTCAAATCTTCCGGGATATTCGAGGCGGTTCCAATCATGCGCTGACTACCGCATCGACGGGACTAGAGCTATATGGCAGAGTATTGATGGGTTTGCCTCCACAGCATCTCATGACAATAGGTGCAGCATCTGTTTTAAATGGGGCAAGGGGGAGGGTCACATGA
- a CDS encoding TetR/AcrR family transcriptional regulator, translated as MDHKTTEDLRVKRTRKLLYTALLELMDKHPFENITVKQICDLAMVHRTTFYTHFQDKFDLLSRAMKQIAEEEFKGFVDASFSPSENFRELFSLAKKHKKLFSILLAEERDSLRSLLRKEMGRGIKEYLAQHNAMDEISIDMQIKIEAYIGAVLGVVTWWIDSNVPIDHEELFSKMNIFSEERFAE; from the coding sequence ATGGACCATAAAACAACCGAAGACCTTCGAGTTAAAAGAACGCGTAAGCTTTTATACACTGCTCTGTTAGAGTTAATGGACAAACACCCGTTTGAGAATATCACAGTGAAGCAGATCTGTGATCTGGCGATGGTACATCGAACTACGTTCTACACGCATTTTCAGGATAAATTCGATTTGCTTTCACGTGCGATGAAACAAATTGCGGAGGAAGAATTTAAGGGCTTTGTTGATGCCTCCTTTTCTCCATCCGAAAATTTCAGGGAATTATTCTCTTTAGCCAAGAAACATAAAAAATTGTTTTCCATTCTTCTAGCGGAAGAGAGGGATTCCTTGAGGAGTCTGTTGCGAAAAGAAATGGGGAGGGGCATCAAGGAATACTTGGCCCAGCATAACGCGATGGATGAAATTTCCATCGACATGCAAATTAAAATAGAGGCCTACATCGGAGCCGTGCTTGGTGTGGTCACTTGGTGGATTGATAGCAACGTGCCTATCGATCACGAGGAACTATTTTCAAAAATGAATATTTTTTCAGAAGAGAGATTCGCAGAATAA
- a CDS encoding response regulator transcription factor, which produces MSKRKVLIVEDDQAIAELERDYLEVHGYEVTLRADGNEALKEALEQEYDLIILDVMLPGMDGFDLLRRIRETKFIPVLMVSARKEDIDKIRGLGLGADDYVTKPFSPSELVARVRAHLERYDRLTGVAVGAGALPIRKPRELNIHGLVIQVDARRVTLHGKEVSLTAKEFDLLLFLAENPDRVYSKDALLDKVWGIENFGDSATVTVHVGKIRDKIQKDPSQHQFIETVWGAGYRFKV; this is translated from the coding sequence ATGTCGAAGCGGAAGGTGTTAATTGTCGAGGATGACCAAGCGATCGCGGAGTTAGAGCGGGACTACCTCGAAGTGCATGGTTATGAGGTTACCCTTCGGGCAGACGGCAACGAGGCGCTCAAGGAAGCGCTGGAGCAAGAATACGACCTGATCATTCTGGACGTCATGCTGCCTGGTATGGACGGCTTTGATCTGTTGCGGCGGATCCGGGAAACGAAGTTTATTCCGGTACTGATGGTCTCCGCCCGCAAGGAGGATATCGACAAGATCAGGGGATTGGGGTTAGGCGCGGATGATTACGTGACCAAGCCGTTCAGCCCATCAGAGCTTGTTGCGCGGGTGCGGGCACATCTCGAACGGTATGACCGTTTGACAGGGGTTGCGGTTGGCGCCGGTGCTCTGCCAATCCGGAAGCCGCGCGAGCTGAACATCCACGGACTTGTAATTCAGGTCGATGCCAGGCGGGTGACGCTGCATGGGAAGGAAGTCTCGCTCACGGCAAAAGAGTTTGATCTGCTGCTCTTCCTCGCGGAGAACCCGGATCGGGTATACTCCAAGGATGCGCTGCTGGATAAGGTTTGGGGGATCGAGAACTTCGGCGATTCCGCCACGGTTACGGTCCATGTCGGAAAGATTCGTGACAAGATCCAGAAAGATCCGTCGCAGCACCAGTTTATTGAGACGGTATGGGGCGCGGGATACCGGTTTAAGGTTTAA
- a CDS encoding HAMP domain-containing sensor histidine kinase yields MSIRLKLILTYIIGIILTAVIVTATGIGAVTAFLSYFANSIVKEQTAEDAIHRGIDLFVDLRYAERYMPEELASPSFAEQIGDRLEPFGGFVVVQQGDQWASYGKLREGEAFLAQMQKNISTSGKHADEAFVMSEWKGRNLLSVRYDFPGMDDPLSYYLIADATETGTKDNQFHILVFLVIAVIFGIILVPLIWITTKDIVRPLRQLEQGSRRIAEGDLNFSLHSEVRNEVGSVIRSYEKMRSELQRAIGAQLAMEENRKQLISNISHDLKTPLTSIKGYVEGIREGVANDPEKLRKYIDVIHSKTLDMDRMIDDLFLYSKLDQEQERFDFEAVPLQEFYRQTINELCMEYESAGVHLTGDYEAGTGAVATMDAQKIKRVILNIVGNSVKFMDKQNPTIHVHFGQQAGEWVISVTDNGPGMNSSELEQIFDRFYRGDVNRNQNVAGTGLGLAIAKQIVRQHGGMIYAKSEPGRFMTVMFTIPMVQNRK; encoded by the coding sequence ATGTCCATTCGGCTTAAGCTTATTTTAACGTATATTATCGGCATCATCCTGACTGCAGTAATCGTTACGGCGACTGGGATTGGTGCCGTCACGGCCTTCCTTTCTTATTTCGCGAACAGTATTGTAAAGGAACAGACTGCAGAGGACGCGATCCATCGAGGCATCGATCTGTTCGTAGACCTGCGTTATGCGGAGCGGTATATGCCAGAAGAGCTGGCGTCCCCCTCGTTCGCTGAACAAATTGGAGATCGGCTGGAGCCGTTCGGGGGCTTCGTTGTTGTTCAGCAGGGAGATCAGTGGGCAAGCTACGGTAAATTGAGAGAAGGGGAAGCGTTCCTGGCGCAGATGCAGAAGAACATTTCAACTTCTGGGAAGCATGCGGACGAGGCGTTCGTGATGAGTGAGTGGAAGGGCCGCAATTTGCTCTCTGTGCGCTACGATTTTCCTGGAATGGACGACCCCTTATCGTATTATCTCATCGCCGATGCGACGGAGACGGGGACCAAGGACAACCAGTTCCACATCCTCGTATTTCTAGTCATTGCGGTTATATTCGGTATCATTCTGGTCCCGTTGATCTGGATCACGACGAAGGATATCGTAAGGCCGCTGCGGCAGCTCGAGCAGGGCTCCCGCCGTATCGCGGAAGGGGATCTGAACTTCAGTCTGCACTCGGAGGTTCGCAACGAGGTGGGCAGCGTCATTCGCTCGTACGAGAAGATGCGCAGTGAGCTGCAGCGGGCGATCGGCGCCCAGTTGGCGATGGAAGAGAACCGCAAACAGCTGATTTCGAATATTTCGCATGATCTGAAGACGCCGCTGACCTCGATTAAGGGATATGTGGAGGGAATTCGGGAGGGCGTAGCGAATGATCCGGAGAAGCTGAGAAAGTATATTGACGTAATTCATTCGAAGACGCTCGACATGGATCGAATGATTGACGACCTGTTCCTGTACTCCAAGCTGGATCAGGAGCAGGAGAGGTTCGACTTCGAAGCGGTGCCGCTCCAGGAGTTCTATCGGCAAACGATAAATGAGCTGTGCATGGAGTACGAGAGCGCCGGCGTTCATTTGACGGGCGATTACGAGGCGGGGACGGGTGCTGTCGCGACGATGGATGCCCAGAAGATCAAGCGTGTCATCCTCAACATTGTCGGCAATTCGGTGAAATTTATGGATAAACAGAATCCAACGATCCACGTCCATTTCGGCCAGCAAGCGGGGGAATGGGTTATTTCGGTAACGGACAACGGACCCGGGATGAATTCAAGCGAGCTGGAGCAAATCTTTGACCGTTTCTACCGCGGGGATGTAAACAGGAATCAGAACGTGGCCGGCACGGGATTGGGCCTGGCGATCGCGAAGCAGATTGTCCGGCAGCATGGTGGCATGATTTATGCAAAAAGCGAGCCGGGGCGGTTCATGACTGTGATGTTTACCATCCCGATGGTTCAGAATAGAAAGTGA
- a CDS encoding ABC transporter permease subunit gives MMAPIIYLTGEELRKLFRGGKLKVLLTLSFLVGVIFVLIGERVGLSGNLPVTALQLLLAVVLPLFMVSLGSDLMAGEFKDGTIKNALKLPVSREALFIGKTLAGWTAGALIVLSVFVPTFIGNIVLRGMSALSTLGVTMAEVGGAILFCGLLVVLANSVSLWTGSGGVGMVVGIVLWMTMGVVGFFQPQLNRFFLTDFADWLHPLLYRGDFGPSVTALLFMTAYYIMGIITGLLAFQKKEV, from the coding sequence ATGATGGCACCCATTATTTATCTCACTGGGGAAGAGCTGCGCAAGCTGTTCCGCGGAGGCAAGCTGAAAGTACTGCTGACGCTCTCCTTCCTTGTCGGTGTGATCTTCGTCTTGATCGGCGAACGTGTCGGACTGAGCGGGAACCTGCCGGTGACCGCGCTGCAGCTGCTGCTTGCAGTCGTTCTGCCCTTGTTCATGGTTTCGCTTGGCAGCGACCTCATGGCGGGCGAATTTAAGGATGGCACCATCAAAAATGCGCTGAAGCTTCCGGTCAGCCGGGAGGCCCTTTTTATAGGAAAAACACTTGCAGGGTGGACGGCGGGCGCCTTAATTGTCCTAAGTGTGTTTGTCCCAACGTTTATCGGCAACATCGTGCTTAGGGGAATGTCTGCCCTGTCCACGCTTGGGGTGACTATGGCCGAGGTCGGCGGCGCGATCCTCTTCTGCGGCTTGTTAGTGGTGCTGGCTAACAGTGTATCCTTGTGGACGGGGAGCGGCGGGGTCGGAATGGTCGTCGGCATTGTGCTGTGGATGACGATGGGCGTCGTTGGATTTTTCCAGCCGCAGTTGAACCGGTTCTTCCTAACGGACTTCGCGGATTGGTTGCATCCGCTCCTGTATAGAGGCGATTTCGGCCCGTCTGTAACGGCATTGCTATTTATGACAGCTTACTATATTATGGGCATTATTACGGGCTTGCTAGCCTTTCAAAAGAAAGAAGTCTAA